Proteins from a genomic interval of Streptomyces sp. NBC_01445:
- a CDS encoding RNA-guided endonuclease InsQ/TnpB family protein, whose product MTTGALTAGGGHARYTFRLRLSSTAIRALEAEWARCRWVWNESVAKSKAVHLHNKATGEKTPCGPAQLDKMLTAARTANAWLREGSSVVQQQLIRDSAKSRAKALKDIKARLPMRQRAGMPKYKKKHQVDPSLNYTQRGFRVKDGRLHLAGGIAATVVWSRELPEPPSSVRVYRDSLGHWYASFVVATSTQALVETGCVIGIDWGVKETATTTSDDYDLPHPEHGHKAAQRLARYQRMMARRKPKKGQPGSNGYKGAKKQAAKLHKKVARQRQDTVRKWAKRVVRDHDALAVEDFRPKFLAKSTMARKAADAAISATKSALVEMARKHGRAVHLVNPAHTTMDCAHCDARAKHRLPLSERTYTCTACGTVSPRDKNSARVMLVRAGLNPASADLVSPATC is encoded by the coding sequence ATGACGACCGGAGCGTTGACGGCAGGTGGCGGGCATGCCCGCTACACTTTCCGGCTGCGTCTGTCGTCCACGGCCATCCGCGCGCTGGAAGCGGAATGGGCGCGCTGCCGCTGGGTGTGGAACGAGTCGGTGGCCAAGTCGAAGGCCGTGCATCTGCACAACAAGGCCACCGGCGAGAAGACACCGTGTGGCCCGGCGCAGCTCGACAAGATGCTGACCGCGGCCCGTACCGCGAACGCGTGGCTGCGTGAGGGCTCCAGCGTGGTGCAGCAGCAGTTGATACGGGACTCCGCGAAGTCCCGCGCGAAGGCACTGAAAGACATCAAGGCCCGGTTGCCGATGCGGCAGCGGGCCGGTATGCCGAAGTACAAGAAGAAGCATCAGGTCGACCCGAGCCTGAACTACACCCAGCGCGGTTTCCGGGTGAAAGACGGCCGTCTGCATCTGGCCGGCGGCATCGCGGCGACGGTCGTGTGGTCGCGTGAGCTGCCCGAGCCGCCGTCCAGCGTGCGCGTCTACCGCGACAGTCTCGGCCACTGGTACGCCTCGTTCGTTGTCGCCACCAGCACCCAGGCGCTTGTCGAAACCGGCTGCGTGATCGGCATCGACTGGGGTGTGAAGGAGACCGCGACCACCACATCCGACGACTACGACCTTCCCCATCCCGAGCATGGCCACAAGGCCGCGCAGCGCCTCGCCCGCTACCAGCGGATGATGGCCCGCAGGAAGCCGAAGAAGGGCCAGCCCGGTTCGAACGGCTACAAGGGCGCCAAGAAGCAGGCGGCGAAGCTCCACAAGAAGGTGGCCCGGCAGCGCCAGGACACCGTCCGCAAGTGGGCCAAGCGTGTAGTCCGCGACCACGACGCCTTGGCGGTAGAGGACTTCCGCCCGAAGTTCCTGGCGAAGTCGACGATGGCCCGCAAGGCCGCCGACGCAGCGATCAGCGCGACCAAGAGCGCCCTGGTCGAGATGGCCCGTAAACACGGCCGCGCCGTGCACCTCGTCAACCCCGCGCACACCACCATGGACTGTGCGCACTGCGATGCGAGAGCCAAGCATCGCCTGCCTCTCTCCGAGAGAACGTATACGTGCACCGCGTGCGGAACCGTGTCCCCCAGGGACAAGAACTCCGCCCGCGTGATGCTCGTCCGGGCTGGTCTCAACCCGGCTAGTGCTGATCTTGTAAGCCCTGCCACCTGCTAG
- a CDS encoding alpha/beta fold hydrolase, with protein MSATSNDPIITSYANAPARTITAGGFTYAYRELGPKGGIPVIFFVHLAATLDNWDPRIIDPIARNHHVIAFDNRGVGESTGQVPDSVEAMTDDAVTFIRALGFDKIDIFSFSLGGMVAQELVIKHPELVHKLILTGTGPAGGKGIDEVAGTTYWDTLRATLTRSDPKEFLFFNRNATGKPAARAFVNRLKERTVDRDGPISVKAFRTQLKAIKKWGRSAPADLSKITQPTLIANGDNDRMVPSVLSEDLHRRIPGSELIIYPDSGHGGIFQHHDKFAPVAVEFLAR; from the coding sequence ATGAGCGCAACCAGCAACGACCCGATCATCACCTCCTACGCGAACGCACCGGCCCGCACCATCACCGCCGGCGGCTTCACGTACGCCTACCGCGAGTTGGGACCCAAGGGCGGCATCCCCGTCATCTTCTTCGTCCACCTCGCCGCAACCCTGGACAACTGGGACCCCCGCATCATCGACCCGATCGCCAGAAACCACCACGTCATCGCGTTCGACAACCGCGGCGTCGGCGAGTCCACCGGGCAGGTCCCCGACAGCGTTGAGGCGATGACCGACGACGCCGTCACCTTCATCCGCGCGCTCGGCTTCGACAAGATCGACATCTTCTCCTTCTCCCTCGGCGGCATGGTCGCCCAGGAACTCGTGATCAAGCACCCGGAGCTGGTGCACAAGCTGATCCTCACCGGGACCGGCCCTGCCGGCGGGAAGGGCATCGACGAGGTCGCTGGGACCACCTACTGGGACACCCTGCGGGCGACCCTGACGCGGTCGGACCCGAAGGAGTTCCTGTTCTTCAACCGCAACGCCACAGGCAAGCCCGCCGCCCGCGCGTTCGTCAACCGGCTCAAGGAGCGCACCGTCGACCGAGACGGCCCGATCTCGGTGAAGGCATTCCGGACGCAGCTCAAGGCGATCAAGAAGTGGGGTCGCTCGGCCCCTGCCGACCTGTCGAAGATCACCCAGCCCACGCTGATCGCCAACGGGGACAACGACCGGATGGTGCCCTCCGTGCTCTCCGAGGACCTGCACCGCCGCATCCCCGGATCCGAGCTGATCATCTACCCCGACTCCGGCCACGGAGGCATCTTCCAGCACCACGACAAGTTCGCCCCGGTCGCCGTCGAGTTCCTCGCCCGCTGA
- a CDS encoding Gfo/Idh/MocA family protein, with the protein MSSGPVGVAVVGAGVISKQYLRTLSAFPDLRVVGVADLDADRATAVAREHGVPVAGDVATVLAVPEVELVVNLTVPAAHAQVATRALRAGKHVYGEKPIALAPGEAEKVLAEATERGLLVGNAPDTFLGAGLQSALRAVGAGHIGEPVAATTAVQGLGPERWHPDPAFFYQPGAGPLFDLGPYYLTSLVALFGGVSRVAASAARAREERVVGSGPKAGQVFPVAVPTHVSALVEFASGVRATSVFSFDSALPRIQFEVTGTEGVLAVPDPNTFRGPLKVRANGADDWRELPVAGRTDGRGLGVLDLARAIRRGGAPRASGTLALHVLQTMTAITRSAEHAEFTHVATCPTAPPPVPADWDPEAATLV; encoded by the coding sequence GTGAGTTCGGGGCCGGTCGGTGTCGCCGTCGTCGGAGCGGGCGTCATCAGCAAGCAGTATCTGCGGACGCTGTCCGCCTTTCCCGATCTGCGCGTGGTGGGCGTTGCCGACCTCGACGCGGACCGCGCCACGGCCGTCGCGCGCGAGCACGGCGTACCGGTCGCCGGCGATGTGGCGACGGTGCTCGCCGTTCCCGAGGTCGAGCTCGTCGTGAACCTCACCGTGCCGGCCGCCCACGCGCAGGTCGCGACACGGGCACTGCGGGCCGGTAAGCACGTGTACGGCGAGAAGCCGATCGCCCTGGCCCCCGGCGAGGCGGAGAAGGTGCTCGCCGAGGCGACGGAGCGGGGGCTGCTCGTGGGGAACGCGCCGGACACGTTCCTCGGCGCGGGGCTCCAGTCGGCGCTGCGGGCGGTCGGGGCCGGGCACATCGGTGAACCGGTGGCGGCGACGACCGCGGTGCAGGGCCTCGGACCGGAGCGGTGGCACCCCGATCCGGCATTCTTCTACCAGCCGGGCGCGGGCCCGCTCTTCGACCTCGGGCCCTACTATCTGACCTCGCTGGTAGCGCTGTTCGGCGGGGTGTCACGGGTGGCGGCCTCGGCGGCACGCGCGCGCGAGGAGCGCGTCGTCGGGTCGGGGCCCAAAGCGGGGCAGGTGTTCCCGGTGGCGGTGCCGACGCATGTGTCGGCGCTCGTCGAGTTCGCGTCGGGGGTGCGGGCGACGTCGGTGTTCAGCTTCGACTCGGCGCTGCCGCGCATCCAGTTCGAGGTCACCGGCACGGAGGGCGTCCTCGCGGTGCCGGACCCCAACACCTTCCGCGGGCCGCTGAAGGTGCGGGCCAACGGGGCGGACGACTGGCGCGAGCTGCCGGTCGCGGGGCGCACCGACGGGCGGGGGCTCGGCGTGCTCGACCTGGCGCGCGCGATCCGCCGGGGCGGTGCGCCGCGTGCGTCGGGGACGCTGGCCCTGCACGTCCTGCAGACGATGACGGCGATCACGCGCTCGGCCGAACACGCCGAGTTCACCCACGTCGCCACCTGTCCCACGGCGCCGCCGCCCGTACCGGCCGACTGGGACCCGGAGGCGGCGACGCTCGTCTAG
- a CDS encoding SDR family oxidoreductase, with protein sequence MPSLNGAVVLVTGANGGIGTHFVRAALDRGATKVYATARNPQAWDDERIVPLALDVTDPASIQAAVEAAPDVTVLINNAGASVSSAGILTHTDDEIRRNVETNFLGPLFLARAFAPILSTKDKSVIIDIHSALSWWAVAGIYSATKAALWSATNSLRLELAPEGVHVVGVHVGYVDTPMAAHATDPKTQPADLVRIVFDAVEAGEHEVLADEASVQLKAALSAPLDAVYPQLKAANA encoded by the coding sequence ATGCCCTCACTCAACGGAGCCGTAGTCCTCGTCACCGGAGCAAACGGTGGCATCGGCACCCACTTCGTCCGGGCGGCTCTCGACCGCGGCGCCACGAAGGTCTATGCCACTGCCCGCAACCCCCAGGCATGGGACGACGAGCGCATCGTGCCCCTTGCCCTGGATGTCACCGATCCCGCTTCCATTCAGGCCGCGGTCGAGGCCGCACCGGATGTGACCGTGCTGATCAACAACGCCGGCGCGTCCGTGTCCAGCGCTGGCATCCTCACCCACACCGACGACGAGATCCGCCGGAACGTCGAGACCAACTTCCTCGGCCCCCTCTTCCTCGCCCGCGCCTTTGCGCCGATCCTGTCCACCAAGGACAAGTCGGTCATCATCGACATCCACTCCGCGCTGAGCTGGTGGGCCGTCGCTGGCATCTATAGCGCCACCAAGGCAGCGCTCTGGTCAGCGACGAATTCGCTGCGCCTGGAACTCGCCCCTGAAGGCGTGCACGTCGTCGGCGTCCACGTCGGCTACGTCGACACCCCGATGGCCGCGCACGCCACCGACCCGAAGACACAGCCGGCGGACCTTGTCCGCATTGTGTTCGATGCCGTCGAGGCCGGCGAGCACGAGGTCCTGGCCGATGAGGCGTCCGTGCAACTCAAGGCGGCACTCAGCGCTCCTCTTGATGCGGTCTACCCGCAGCTGAAGGCTGCGAACGCCTGA
- the dhaK gene encoding dihydroxyacetone kinase subunit DhaK, which translates to MKMLINVAETVVADALRGMAAAHPELLVDVENRVIARRDAPVEGKVAIVSGGGSGHEPLHGGFVGHGMLSAACPGEVFTSPVPDQMVRAAAAVDSGAGVLFVVKNYTGDVLNFDMAAELAEDEGIQVAKVLVNDDVAVTDSLYTAGRRGTGATLFVEKIAGAAAEEGQPLERVEAIARQVNANARSFGVALSACATPAKGSPTFDLPSGELELGVGIHGEPGRERRAMMTSGEIADFSVDAVLEDLQPSDPVLVLVNGMGATPLLELYGFNAEVQRVLTERGVPVARTLVGNYVTSLDMAGASVTLCQVDEEMLRLWDAPVSTAGLRWGM; encoded by the coding sequence ATGAAGATGCTCATCAACGTGGCCGAGACCGTGGTCGCCGACGCGTTGCGGGGAATGGCCGCGGCCCATCCGGAGCTGCTCGTCGACGTCGAGAACCGGGTGATCGCGCGCCGGGACGCTCCCGTCGAGGGGAAGGTCGCGATCGTCTCCGGTGGCGGGTCGGGGCACGAGCCCTTGCACGGGGGGTTCGTGGGGCACGGGATGCTGTCAGCCGCCTGTCCCGGCGAGGTGTTCACGTCGCCGGTGCCCGACCAGATGGTGCGGGCCGCGGCTGCCGTGGACAGCGGCGCCGGGGTGCTCTTCGTTGTGAAGAACTACACGGGTGACGTGCTGAACTTCGACATGGCCGCGGAACTCGCCGAGGACGAGGGGATCCAGGTCGCCAAGGTCCTCGTCAACGACGACGTGGCCGTCACCGACAGCCTGTACACCGCGGGCCGGCGCGGCACGGGCGCGACCCTGTTCGTCGAGAAGATCGCGGGCGCGGCTGCCGAGGAGGGACAGCCGCTGGAGCGCGTGGAGGCGATCGCACGCCAGGTCAACGCGAATGCGCGCAGCTTCGGCGTGGCCCTGAGCGCGTGCGCCACGCCCGCCAAGGGCAGCCCGACCTTCGATCTGCCGTCCGGCGAGCTGGAGTTGGGTGTCGGCATCCACGGTGAGCCGGGCCGCGAGCGGCGCGCCATGATGACGTCCGGCGAGATCGCCGACTTCTCCGTGGACGCCGTTCTCGAAGACCTGCAGCCGAGCGACCCGGTACTTGTCCTCGTCAACGGCATGGGCGCGACCCCGCTGCTCGAGCTGTACGGGTTCAACGCCGAGGTCCAGCGCGTGCTGACCGAACGCGGTGTGCCGGTGGCGCGCACGCTCGTCGGGAACTACGTCACGTCGCTCGACATGGCCGGTGCTTCCGTCACCCTGTGCCAGGTCGACGAGGAAATGCTGCGCCTGTGGGACGCGCCCGTGAGCACGGCGGGCCTGCGCTGGGGCATGTGA
- a CDS encoding PadR family transcriptional regulator, protein MSLPHAILTALLEKPSSGLELTRRFDKSIGYFWSATHQQIYRELGRLEREGYIRALPAPTPARGQKKEYEVLPEGRSELARWTAASQDPKPLRDPLLLRLRAAAVVGTDGIEADLRRHLDLHRRQLAEYEEIERRDFPPGLDAVEDRLQHVVLRAGIDLETFWAGWLEQTLEELGLDPS, encoded by the coding sequence ATGTCACTCCCGCACGCGATCCTCACGGCCCTCCTGGAGAAGCCGTCGTCCGGCCTCGAACTGACGCGCCGCTTCGACAAGTCGATCGGCTACTTCTGGTCGGCCACGCACCAGCAGATCTACCGCGAGCTGGGCCGCCTGGAACGCGAGGGGTACATCAGGGCCCTGCCCGCGCCGACGCCCGCGCGCGGCCAGAAGAAGGAGTACGAGGTCCTGCCCGAGGGCCGCAGCGAACTGGCCCGCTGGACCGCCGCGAGCCAGGACCCGAAACCGCTGCGCGACCCGCTGCTCCTGCGCCTGCGCGCCGCCGCCGTCGTCGGCACGGACGGCATCGAGGCCGACCTGCGCCGCCATCTCGACCTGCACCGGCGGCAGTTGGCGGAGTACGAGGAGATCGAGAGGCGCGACTTCCCGCCCGGCCTCGACGCCGTCGAGGACCGGCTGCAGCACGTCGTGCTGCGCGCGGGCATCGACCTGGAGACGTTCTGGGCCGGCTGGCTCGAACAGACCCTGGAGGAACTCGGCCTCGACCCGTCCTAG
- a CDS encoding fibronectin type III domain-containing protein, producing MRRTPGRTPLAYAAGAAALLFATSCGLLGDDTRQGPALTAPAGVTAQAGSATSVHVMWSRPEGDADIKGYTVYRGATKVKEVGGEQHMVDVVGLRPQSAYAFSVRAEDADGTLGPLSAKVPVTTPAAVAEDRSAPTRPGALRGRADGGRAASLSWGASKDDKGVVSYDIYQGASKIHSVGGGETRALITGLRPGTAYAFTVKARDAADNTSPAGPALRLTTAKGSDEGPGSAPTDFRAASRRAGGAYYIDLSWTPPRTGGTVPAYRIYLDGRQATTLVWGDAPPKGTARNSFYVGKEAGVRHRVRIRAQLPDGTWGAYSAERSVTTGS from the coding sequence GTGCGACGCACCCCCGGACGCACTCCTCTGGCGTACGCGGCCGGCGCCGCCGCGCTCCTGTTCGCCACCTCGTGCGGCCTGCTCGGCGACGACACCCGGCAGGGTCCCGCACTCACGGCCCCCGCCGGCGTCACGGCGCAGGCGGGGAGCGCCACCTCCGTGCACGTCATGTGGAGCCGCCCCGAGGGCGACGCCGACATCAAGGGCTACACGGTGTATCGGGGCGCCACCAAGGTGAAGGAGGTGGGGGGCGAACAGCACATGGTGGACGTCGTCGGGCTGCGCCCGCAATCCGCGTACGCCTTCTCCGTCCGGGCCGAGGACGCCGATGGCACGCTTGGGCCGCTCAGCGCGAAGGTGCCGGTCACCACCCCGGCCGCCGTGGCCGAGGACCGGTCGGCTCCGACCCGGCCGGGAGCGCTGCGCGGCCGGGCGGACGGCGGCCGCGCGGCGTCGCTGTCGTGGGGTGCGTCGAAGGACGACAAGGGCGTCGTCTCGTACGACATCTACCAGGGCGCCTCAAAGATCCACAGCGTCGGCGGGGGCGAGACCCGGGCGCTGATCACCGGGCTGCGGCCGGGCACCGCCTACGCGTTCACCGTGAAGGCGCGCGACGCCGCCGACAACACCTCACCCGCGGGCCCGGCCCTGAGGCTCACTACCGCGAAGGGCTCCGACGAGGGTCCCGGCTCCGCGCCCACCGACTTCCGCGCCGCGTCCCGCCGGGCCGGCGGGGCGTACTACATCGACCTGTCGTGGACGCCGCCGCGCACGGGCGGCACCGTACCCGCGTACCGCATCTATCTCGACGGCAGGCAGGCGACCACGCTCGTCTGGGGCGACGCCCCGCCCAAGGGCACGGCGCGGAACAGTTTCTACGTGGGCAAGGAGGCCGGCGTCCGGCACCGGGTGCGGATCCGCGCCCAGCTGCCCGACGGGACGTGGGGCGCCTACTCCGCCGAACGGAGCGTCACCACCGGGTCCTGA
- the dhaM gene encoding dihydroxyacetone kinase phosphoryl donor subunit DhaM: protein MSEPGGVGSGGSGQEKAVGIVLVSHSRAVAESVAELAKGLAGGGTDVPVAPAGGTEDGGLGTSAELISGAARSVDRGAGIAVLTDLGSAVLTVKALLAEGDELPDGARLVDAPFVEGAVAAVVTASAGADLDAVEAAAVEAYTYRKV from the coding sequence ATGAGTGAGCCGGGGGGCGTGGGCAGCGGGGGCAGTGGTCAGGAGAAGGCCGTCGGGATCGTGCTCGTGTCGCACAGCCGCGCCGTCGCCGAGTCGGTGGCGGAGCTTGCGAAGGGGCTCGCGGGCGGCGGCACGGACGTCCCCGTGGCACCGGCGGGCGGCACCGAGGACGGCGGGCTCGGCACCAGCGCCGAGCTGATCTCCGGGGCCGCGCGGTCAGTTGACCGTGGCGCGGGCATCGCAGTGCTCACCGATCTGGGCAGCGCGGTGCTCACCGTGAAGGCGCTGCTGGCCGAGGGCGATGAACTCCCGGACGGGGCACGCCTGGTGGACGCCCCCTTCGTCGAGGGGGCCGTGGCCGCGGTGGTCACGGCGTCGGCGGGGGCGGATCTGGACGCGGTCGAGGCGGCGGCCGTCGAGGCGTACACGTACCGGAAGGTTTGA
- a CDS encoding alkene reductase has protein sequence MTTSSSLWQPFTLGRVELPHRLALSPLTRSRANADGTPGPLAATYYGQRASLGLLITEGTQPSDDGQGYPNTPGIYTPEHIEGWRKVADAVHAGGGALFIQLMHVGRMSHPDNTPHHRQSVAPSAISADDDIFTATGLQKTPAPREMTVQDIQATIAEFRHAAASAIAAGADGVEIHGANGYLLHQFLSPNANHRTDSYGGSVGNRSRFVIEVARAVAEEIGADRVGIRISPAVPLGGIDEGDTDSVRAQYRHLVGELAPLNLAYLHVHHLGDDELLRSFREVWPTSVLVVRLGRTREQIADDIDAGLADIAPLGRFALANPDIVERLRTDAPLNEVDPATLYGGGEAGYTDYPTLAHA, from the coding sequence ATGACCACGTCTTCTTCCCTCTGGCAGCCGTTCACGCTCGGCCGCGTCGAGCTTCCCCACCGACTGGCGCTGTCGCCGCTGACCCGCAGCCGGGCGAACGCGGATGGCACCCCGGGCCCGCTGGCGGCGACCTACTACGGTCAGCGCGCCTCCCTCGGGCTGCTCATCACCGAGGGTACGCAGCCTTCGGACGACGGTCAGGGCTACCCGAACACGCCGGGCATTTACACCCCCGAGCACATCGAGGGCTGGCGCAAGGTCGCCGACGCGGTGCACGCGGGCGGTGGGGCGCTGTTCATCCAACTGATGCACGTCGGGCGCATGTCCCACCCCGACAACACCCCGCATCACCGTCAGTCGGTCGCACCGTCGGCGATCTCCGCCGACGACGACATCTTCACCGCGACGGGGCTGCAGAAGACGCCGGCGCCGCGCGAGATGACCGTCCAGGACATCCAGGCCACGATCGCCGAATTCCGGCACGCCGCCGCCTCGGCGATCGCCGCCGGCGCGGACGGGGTGGAGATCCACGGCGCGAACGGCTACCTGCTGCACCAGTTCCTCTCCCCGAACGCCAACCACCGCACCGACTCGTACGGCGGCTCCGTGGGGAACCGGTCCCGGTTCGTTATCGAGGTCGCCCGGGCGGTGGCCGAGGAGATCGGCGCGGACCGGGTCGGCATCCGCATTTCCCCCGCTGTGCCGCTCGGCGGTATCGACGAGGGTGACACAGACAGCGTCCGCGCCCAGTACCGGCACCTGGTCGGCGAGCTGGCACCCCTGAACCTTGCCTACCTGCACGTCCACCATCTCGGAGATGACGAGCTGCTGCGCTCCTTCCGCGAGGTGTGGCCGACCTCCGTGCTCGTGGTGCGCTTGGGGCGCACCCGCGAGCAGATCGCCGACGACATCGACGCGGGCCTGGCCGACATCGCCCCGCTGGGGCGGTTCGCGCTGGCCAACCCCGACATCGTTGAGCGCCTGCGTACCGACGCTCCGTTGAACGAGGTGGACCCGGCCACCCTGTACGGCGGCGGCGAGGCCGGATACACCGACTACCCGACCCTCGCACACGCCTGA
- the dhaL gene encoding dihydroxyacetone kinase subunit DhaL, which yields MLDADFFRRWLNVATAAVDREAARLTELDSPIGDADHGSNLQRGFVAVSAVLEKEAPATPGGVLTLAGRQLISTVGGASGPLYGTLLRRTGKELGDTPEVSEAEFAAALRAGVDAVMTLGGAAPGDKTMIDALVPAVDALNTSFDAAATAAEQGALATTPMQARKGRASYLGERSIGHQDPGATSSALLIGALVEAARDE from the coding sequence GTGCTCGACGCCGATTTCTTCCGACGCTGGCTCAACGTGGCCACCGCGGCCGTCGACCGGGAGGCGGCCCGGCTCACCGAACTCGACTCGCCGATCGGCGACGCCGACCACGGCAGCAATCTGCAGCGCGGCTTCGTCGCCGTGAGCGCGGTCCTGGAGAAGGAGGCACCGGCCACCCCAGGCGGTGTGCTCACCCTCGCCGGGCGTCAGCTGATCTCGACGGTGGGCGGCGCGTCGGGCCCGCTGTACGGGACGCTCCTGCGCCGTACGGGCAAGGAGCTCGGGGACACCCCCGAGGTGAGTGAGGCGGAGTTCGCGGCGGCGCTGCGGGCCGGCGTGGACGCCGTCATGACGCTGGGCGGGGCGGCGCCGGGCGACAAGACCATGATCGACGCGCTGGTCCCCGCGGTCGACGCGCTCAACACCTCCTTCGACGCGGCCGCCACCGCCGCCGAGCAGGGCGCGCTCGCGACGACGCCGATGCAGGCGCGCAAGGGGCGGGCAAGCTATCTGGGTGAGCGCAGCATCGGGCATCAGGACCCGGGCGCCACGTCGTCGGCACTGCTGATCGGGGCCCTGGTCGAGGCGGCCCGCGATGAGTGA
- a CDS encoding TetR/AcrR family transcriptional regulator: MPLASQSVGRRERNKQQKLDRITAAARELFAEHGVDEVTTQQIADRADIGTGTLFLYAKTKGELLLLVQNSLYVEALERGRADAESIPDVLEAVLAIVRPIVECNRKQIDNGRTYLREMVFGDPEEPRHREALTITAQTEEAVAAALRRGARVGEGDAATLAHIVSAVMFLSMAASVNITLSVDEIMQDIRGQVGVVLPH; the protein is encoded by the coding sequence ATGCCACTCGCTTCCCAGTCGGTCGGTCGGCGTGAGCGCAACAAGCAGCAGAAGCTGGACCGCATCACCGCCGCCGCCCGCGAACTGTTCGCCGAACACGGCGTCGACGAGGTCACGACCCAGCAGATCGCCGATAGGGCCGACATCGGTACCGGGACGCTGTTCCTCTACGCCAAGACCAAGGGCGAGCTCCTCCTGCTCGTGCAGAACTCCCTCTATGTCGAAGCGCTCGAGCGGGGCCGGGCGGATGCCGAGAGCATCCCCGACGTGCTGGAAGCGGTACTGGCGATCGTCCGGCCGATCGTGGAATGCAACCGCAAGCAGATCGACAACGGGCGCACCTACCTGCGAGAGATGGTCTTCGGTGACCCCGAGGAACCTCGTCATCGCGAAGCTCTCACCATCACCGCGCAGACCGAGGAGGCCGTCGCCGCCGCGCTGCGCCGAGGCGCGCGAGTCGGCGAGGGCGATGCCGCGACGCTGGCACACATCGTGTCCGCCGTCATGTTTCTCAGCATGGCAGCGAGCGTGAACATCACCTTGAGCGTCGACGAGATCATGCAGGACATCCGGGGACAGGTCGGAGTCGTGCTGCCTCACTGA